In Vicia villosa cultivar HV-30 ecotype Madison, WI unplaced genomic scaffold, Vvil1.0 ctg.000775F_1_1, whole genome shotgun sequence, a single genomic region encodes these proteins:
- the LOC131631116 gene encoding zinc finger BED domain-containing protein RICESLEEPER 2-like: protein MSFQDSSLTPPTMVDDLIDIELLLGDIGEEETTDGGNLEIGELMDMEVPVPSDTTTQTNPTDNTTTQIPTQNTTNTNTDASTPQVAQAQSSQSQRNADGRAPRPKKSAVHSEMVLIVGPDGIKKWKCRWCGKLYTYDSKWKNTSNGKKHLDACIQRRLRLKGNNEKEFAQSRLNIGDNTPTLATWTYNHARVREIAAHMILGHEFPFSVMEGVIFNEFLKEIYPWYKKITRQQVKFDCETFYEAERIKMKRSMALINRVSLTTDLWWSGEQRIGYMTVTGHFIDSKWQLHKRVLSFKNVPPPHSGEVLCRELIKVMDDWGIRDKVASISVDNASANDNCIARLKRDYSGRRNLPLGGKLFHVRCCAHILNLLV, encoded by the coding sequence ATGTCGTTTCAAGATTCATCATTGACTCCTCCAACAATGGTGGATGATCTTATTGATATTGAGTTGTTGCTTGGTGACATCGGGGAAGAGGAGACAACGGATGGAGGTAATTTAGAGATTGGTGAGTTGATGGATATGGAGGTTCCAGTTCCGAGTGATACAACTACTCAAACCAACCCCACTGATAATACTACTACTCAGATCCCTACTCAAAATACTACAAACACAAACACTGATGCTTCAACCCCTCAAGTTGCCCAAGCTCAGAGTTCCCAGAGTCAGAGAAATGCTGATGGTAGAGCTCCTCGTCCCAAAAAATCTGCTGTTCATTCTGAAATGGTGCTGATTGTAGGTCCAGATGGCATTAAGAAGTGGAAGTGCAGATGGTGTGGAAAGCTTTACACATATGATTCAAAGTGGAAGAATACCTCTAATGGTAAGAAACATTTAGATGCTTGTATTCAGAGAAGGTTAAGGTTGAAAGGAAATAATGAGAAAGAGTTTGCTCAGTCTAGATTAAACATAGGTGATAATACTCCTACTTTAGCTACTTGGACATATAATCATGCTAGGGTTAGAGAAATTGCAGCACACATGATTCTAGGTCATGAATTTCCTTTTTCTGTTATGGAAGGTGTTATTTTTAATGAGTTTCTAAAAGAGATTTATCCATGGTACAAAAAGATTACTAGGCAACAGGTTAAGTTTGATTGTGAGACATTTTATGAGGCTGAGAGAATTAAAATGAAAAGGTCTATGGCTTTGATTAATAGGGTCAGTCTCACCACTGACTTGTGGTGGTCTGGTGAACAGAGGATAGGCTATATGACTGTGACTGGTCATTTCATTGATTCAAAATGGCAGCTTCATAAAAGAGttttatcttttaagaatgtgCCACCACCACATTCTGGAGAGGTTTTGTGCAGGGAATTGATAAAGGTAATGGATGATTGGGGAATAAGGGATAAGGTAGCATCTATTTCTGTTGATAATGCCAGTGCCAATGATAATTGCATTGCTAGGTTGAAGAGGGATTATTCTGGTAGGAGAAATTTACCCTTAGGTGGTAAGTTATTTCATGTAAGGTGTTGTGCACACATCTTAAATCTGTTGGTGTAG